The Bombyx mori chromosome 28, ASM3026992v2 genomic interval ctgccgtaccgagacggccgaaatttcagagccttcgaatcgcctcgaaggcttcgtcggccgggcgtccttagggtgagctgcgccgtctggttgtagtgttgaccgcggtagcccccttaCCCTATCCGGGCTCTGAcgtcggaggggatcggacacTTGGGCAAAgtgtgcaggggagtcgtttagtgggtagggccctgaaaacatccttgggcccgcggtctggcagtcgcggaccagtcccacatacgcCGCGCggcccctaggcgcggggatctcgtaggaggttcggcccacggcccgaaaaaaaaagtcctGATAGTCAAGCATATTGTGCGTGTAagggtagttaccaccatcaCGCATGCGTTCGAAGGATGCGCCACTCATTATTACAATTGAGACCTTATAGTATaagaaatactggtggtaggacctcttgtgagtccggacgggtaggtaccatcgccttgcctatttctgccgtgaagcagtaatgcgtttcggtttgaagggtggggcagccgttgtaactatactgataccttagaacttatatctcaaggtgggtggcgcatttacgttatagatgtctatgggctccagtaaccacctaacatcgggtgggctctgagctcgtccacctacctaagcaaaaaaaaaaaaaaaagtcttgtgagtccaaacCGCattgaccttagaacttatatctcaaggtaggcatctatgttttagatgtctatgggttccggtaaccacttaacatcaggtggatgGATCAATAGGTGTTCGACACACAAAAGGACGGTAGTTTCGCAAAGTCGAATATTCTCGTATATGACCTTCCAGACTGTTTATCGTGTAAGATCCTCTGAACATAATCACCAAGAACAGGTAGACAGTAGGTAAATTGCAATGAGGAATCTGTCTAATTTAAGTTCCACCAACAAGTTACTGTTGTTTTAAGCTTTGTGCAATTGTCGGCACTCCATGGTAGATATAGAGTATAGTAAGCCTGTATGTGTCGGTACTATGTCTTCTTCTGCCagttctgtcgtgaagcaatcaTGTCTTCCGTTTTAAAAGATGGGACTAACTGTATACTTACAATACCATGAAAACGTCTCAAGGTGAACGGCGGCAATGAGGTCTGGCGTGagccaagggcggatccagcgttggcgccaggagggggtcacatagtcaaatttagatgcgttcgttcccaaacgtttgccattatacaaagttattatattaaattaattaaatattgaaggtatgtagttacataaaatctgtatggtgacaaaatatataaataaaatcattatattcaattagtggtccacctaagtcctggaaccagctcagggggtggtcatgacccccatgaccccccccctggatccgccattagCGTGAACTCGTTTTACTagtaaaaataagtataaagCTTATAAAGAAGTAATATAGtgattttatattatagtagCCGTACCCGTCCTctttgctgggcatttcaaattaacattattatttctgacccccacaaagattctcatcattaacgcctccgcaaccggtgtaaggagtccaacactcatataaatattagcctatccattaagtacatgtattttctacatggatcccaagtttcaaatcaaacgGATGCATgggtcagtagttataacggaacatccgttaaaaacactgtagatttatttattagtatagatgttatactatgatcgtggaagtcatttgtgaatATCTGTtcaatacgtatttcattgcgAAAATTGTTACCCTACTACcatgagggggagggtgatgggagagatgtgctccgcaccgatttatatattggtatagatGCAAACGGTATAcctatatctatttattgtatgtatgtattttttaaatattttgttattagtacACCGTAACATACCTGCTGTATGTTTATCTATTCAGGATTTCTGTAAATAAatcggttgtctggaagagatcgcttttagcaatAAGACCGCCTGTTGTACAAATATATctacttgttgactgtttttttaatgttgattgtgttttgatgtgtaataaagtatattctctatctctctctaaaGAACCAATCAAAACTATTACGTACACgataaaatatagataaataatttaaacctcTGAACGAAATATAGTATAGTAGTCATTGCCCGTGGCTTCGTCCACGTTGGCAAGGAAGAGTGTCAGTGTAGTTTCCATTGGGAATATTTTTTAGAGATAAAAAGTAGCTCGTCACAAAACTGACTTAAtcctatgatttaaaaaaaaaacatgtcaataTGCCGCTTCGTTTCAGCGtaaaagaaggacaaacaaacagacaagcatacaaacatactgaaaattataatcttaaaataaacaactttttttttattgcccttgtaggcagacgagcatacggcccacctgatggtgagtggttaccgtcgcccatggacttcagcaatgccaggggcagagccaagccgctgcctacctaactATGCAAACTATGAACATGGTAAGATAAACAAAATGAATTTCTATATCAATCCtatattttaatcatttaattagtgttaaaaggattttaaaataaattttaattaataaaactatgtaCATCATTTATTTAGCACCAAAATCATTGTTACCCCCTTTCATGACCCTTAAGATCTTGCCCTGCAATTCTCGAGGAATACCatgtttttctaataaatgtCTCCGAACTGTTCTGGTTTTGGCGTACAGGCATCCACATTTAGTACACGAGAACATATATAAGCGATCATGTACGTTATTCATGTGCTCTTTAAGACTTGACAAGCGGTAAAACTTCTTCGGACACTGCTGACATTGAAAAGTTTTCTCAGAGTGATGAACCAAATGCTTCTTCCAAATGGCTCGACGACGGAAGGTCAGTCCGCACTTTTCACACGTGAAAGGCCGCTCGCCGGTATGCAGTC includes:
- the LOC134201578 gene encoding gastrula zinc finger protein XlCGF67.1-like, translated to MSDKNKKNIYSDIVHMSHGIQRHNGCRYICESCGKGFPVFNELNIHKVTRHGTGQYVECNHCQYKAPCKFKLIEHLRLHTGERPFTCEKCGLTFRRRAIWKKHLVHHSEKTFQCQQCPKKFYRLSSLKEHMNNVHDRLYMFSCTKCGCLYAKTRTVRRHLLEKHGIPRELQGKILRVMKGGNNDFGAK